Part of the Corynebacterium efficiens YS-314 genome is shown below.
ACTGGGATGGCGATGTGCTTTATCAATCGTCCCGCCATGATGCCTACCGTGCTGCGATCGCCCAGCTGGATACGTATGAGTGTTACTGTTCGCGGCGTGATATCCAGGAGGCTTCCCGCGCGCCGCATGCGAAGCCGGGGATGTATCCGGGGACCTGCCGGGAACTGACCCCGGGGCAGCGCGCTGAGCGTCGTGCCGGGCTGGCTGCCCAGAATCGTCACCCGGCGATTCGTCTTCGCGCGGAGGTGGACAGTTTCACCGTCGTCGACCGTCTGCGCGGTGAGGTGACCGGCGACGTGGATGATTTCATCCTGTTGCGCGGTGGGCAGGAACCGGGTTGGGCATACAATCTCGCTGTGGTGGTCGATGATGCCTTCCAGGGCGTTGACCAGGTTGTCCGTGGCGACGACCTGCTTGATTCCGTCGCCCGCCAGGCGTACCTCTGCACGCTGCTGGGCGCCGCGATCCCGGAGTACGTCCACGTGCCCCTGGTCCTTAACGCGCGCGGTCAGCGGCTGGCCAAGCGCGACGGGGCGGTCACCCTCCGTGAGATGCTTGTCGACGCCCCCCTCACCCACATCATCTCCTCCCTCGCAGCCTCACTCGGCTACGAGGGGATCTCCACCCCGGTGGAACTGCTGGCGGTGTTCGATCCCGGGGCACTGTCGTTGGAACCCTTCATCTTCACCGGTCTTAACGGATCCGCAACTGACAGGATGGATAAATGAGCGTGTGGTTGAGCGCCGTGCTGGTGCTGGTGTTCGTCCTCATCGGTGGGGTGTTTGCCGCAACGGAGATGGCCCTGGTGAGTCTGCGTGAGTCGCAGATCAGGCGTCTGGAACGATCGAAGGGCGCAGGCCGGACGGTGGCGGGACTGGCCCGAGATTCGGGGTTGTTCCTCTCCGCGGTGCAGATCGGGGTGACGTTTGCCGGTTTCTTCTCCTCGGCGTTCGGTGCCTCGACGATTGCCCCGCAGCTGACCCCGGTGCTGCAGGGGTGGGGTGTGCCCGGGGATGTGGCCGGGGTGATCTCCCTGGTGGTGCTCACCCTCATCGTGTCGTATCTGTCGTTGGTGCTCGGTGAGCTCGTTCCGAAGCGTATCGCCATGCAGAAGGCGGAGCGGGTGTCGCTGATCGTCGCCCCGCCCCTGAACATCTTCGCCCGGTTGATGCGCCCGGTGATCTGGTTGATCAACGGCTCCTCCAATCTGCTGCTCCGGCTGCTCGGGTTCGATCCGGATGCCCGGACCGAGGACATGACCGAGGAGGAGGTGGTGGAGATCGTCACCTCCTTTGAGGGCTTTGAACAGGGGGAGCGGGAGATCGTCGCGGATGTCTTCGAGGCGAATGACCGCCTGGTCACGGAGATCATGCGCCACCGCTCCGATGTGGTGGCCTTCGAGGCGTCGGAAAGCGTGGCGGAGGTGGTCGACGCCATCCGGAACCAGCCGTATTCCCGTTATCCGGTCTATGAGGAGACCATCGATGACACGATTGGTTTCATCCACGTCCGGGGCCTGTTGGAGGCCGCCACCAGGGGAGAGGGGGATCTGCCGCTGCGGGAGATCGCCCGCCCCATCCAGTATTTCCCCGGCACACTGCGTTTACCTGCAGCGATGCGTCAGATGCGGGCCAGTGGCAACCACATCGCCATGGTGGTGGATGAATACGGGGGCACCGATGGGCTGGTCACCCTGGAGGATCTGT
Proteins encoded:
- the gluQRS gene encoding tRNA glutamyl-Q(34) synthetase GluQRS, coding for MAGRYAPSPSGDLHFGNLRTALLAWVFARHDGRDFLMRVEDIDEQRSTMESAERQLSDLSMLGLDWDGDVLYQSSRHDAYRAAIAQLDTYECYCSRRDIQEASRAPHAKPGMYPGTCRELTPGQRAERRAGLAAQNRHPAIRLRAEVDSFTVVDRLRGEVTGDVDDFILLRGGQEPGWAYNLAVVVDDAFQGVDQVVRGDDLLDSVARQAYLCTLLGAAIPEYVHVPLVLNARGQRLAKRDGAVTLREMLVDAPLTHIISSLAASLGYEGISTPVELLAVFDPGALSLEPFIFTGLNGSATDRMDK
- a CDS encoding hemolysin family protein; its protein translation is MSVWLSAVLVLVFVLIGGVFAATEMALVSLRESQIRRLERSKGAGRTVAGLARDSGLFLSAVQIGVTFAGFFSSAFGASTIAPQLTPVLQGWGVPGDVAGVISLVVLTLIVSYLSLVLGELVPKRIAMQKAERVSLIVAPPLNIFARLMRPVIWLINGSSNLLLRLLGFDPDARTEDMTEEEVVEIVTSFEGFEQGEREIVADVFEANDRLVTEIMRHRSDVVAFEASESVAEVVDAIRNQPYSRYPVYEETIDDTIGFIHVRGLLEAATRGEGDLPLREIARPIQYFPGTLRLPAAMRQMRASGNHIAMVVDEYGGTDGLVTLEDLLEELVGEIWDEYDRDEHRAVMQLHESQLMDASTNLEDFADVSGILLPEGPYETVAGWIVMKLGRLGRVGDVVEIPADYTIDAEDDAGDIRYELEIAEVRGNRITRVKLSKTDGPPTQE